The sequence TTGCCGTGAAGCTGCACGACGAGGTGTCGGCCCAGGTCTCGCTCAACGTTGTGAGCGCCTGAGTCACCACACCGTCAATCAATCGCTGATTGAGGCACTGCAAAGGGCCGGTCCTTCGGGGCCGGCTCTTTGTGTTTCTCTGGTCTAGACAACCGGTGGAAAAGGTGTGCAGAAGCACGGTTTCCGACGCTTTGTCGACATACCGCCAGAATGACGGCGTGTGTACGCCGGGTGAACTGGGTCACAGTCGAGATATTTTTCCTCCACAATGTCCACAATGCGTTTCCGCAGGTCAGAGGCATGTTACGCGTGAGTACTCCACAGTTATCCACATCTTGTTCCGCAGTCCTCCCAACCCCCGTCGCGTGTCCTCCACGGTGAACGGACAGTTATCCCCACCCCCTGTGGATAACCAGGGCCTCGCCGCTTTCCCCGCACACACCGCCGGCCGTAGCCTCATCAAAACTGTCGGACCTCAGACCTACGGTGTGAGAGACGGTCCAGGCTGATCGGGGAGGGAAGCATGAGCGTCACCGAGGCACCTGCGTACGACACCTGGGGCGACGGTCCAGCACCGTATGAGCCGGGCGAGGCTCCCCGCGGCGAGAACGATCGGACGCCGCCGCAGGACATGGCGGCTGAGCAGTGCGTACTCGGCGCGATGCTCATCTCCAAGGACGCGATCGCCAACGTGACCGAAGAGCTCAAGGGCTCTGACTTCTACCGGCCGTCGCACGAGGCGATCTACGACGCGATCACCGATCTGTACGGCCGCGGCGACGCCGTCGACATGATCACCGTCAAGAACGAGCTGGAGCGTCAGGGCGAGCTGCAGCGCATCGGTGGCGCTGCGTACCTGCACACCCTGGCTGCCAACGTGCCGATTGCCGCGAACGCTCCGTATTACGCGCAGATCGTGCGCGACAAGGCCGTCCTGCGCCGCCTGGTGACGGCCGGCACCAAGATCGTCCAGACCGGGTACGCCGGCGAGGGCGAGGTCGACATGATCGTCGACGCGGCCGAGGCCGAGATCTTCGGGGTGAAGGACAAGCGCAGGACCGAGGACTACGCCCCGCTCGGCGACTTCATGGACAAGGTCCTCGAGGAGATCGAGGCGCTGAGCAACCGCGAGCAGGGGACGTACGGCGTCCCCACAGGCTTCGCGGACCTGGACGAACTCACCAACGGCTTCCAGCCCGGCCAGATGATCATCGTGGCGGCCCGTCCCGCGATGGGCAAGTCCACTCTTGCTCTCGACTTCTGCCGGTCGGCCTCGATCGCCAACAACATGACGAGCGTCTTCTTCAGCCTCGAAATGACGCGCTCGGAGATCGCGATGCGCATGCTGGCGGCAGAGGCGCGCGTCCCGCTCGGTCACATCCGCGGCGGCCAGATGGCTGAGGACGACTGGACGAAGCTCGCCTCCAAGATGGGCAAGGTTTCGGGCGCTCCGCTCTTCATCGACGACTCGCCGAACATGACGATGATGGAGATCCGGTCGAAGGCCCGCCGCCTCAAGCAGCGGCACGATCTGCGGCTCGTGGTCATCGACTACATGCAACTCATGTCGAGCGGCAAGAAGGTCGAGAGCCGTCAGCTCGAGGTCTCGGAGTTCTCGCGTCAGATCAAGCTGCTGGCGAAAGAGCTGGAGGTCCCGATCATCGCGCTGTCGCAGCTCAACCGTGGTCCCGAGCAGCGCGCCGACAAGCGCCCGATGCCGTCAGACCTGCGTGAGTCCGGCTCGCTCGAGCAGGACGCCGACATGGTGATCCTGCTGCACCGCGAGGACCACTACGAGAAGGAGTCGAGCCGCCCCGGGGAGGCCGACCTGATCGTGGCCAAGAACCGTAACGGGCCCACCCGCGACGTCATCGTCACCTTCCAGGGGCACTACAGCCGGTTCGCCGACATGGCGCGTTGATCCCCCACACGTGTCGAGATGCAGCGAACTTGTCATTTCTCGTCGGGCAGGACGTCATACCGGCGGTATGAGTGGGCGAGGGTAGACGGGTGCCTAGAAGCATGGGATGTATGAGGTTGCGGGCCGCAAGCGCGGAATGGCAGTAGATCGAGCCCCGAGCTACTTGATCCCCGGTGTCCGGCCCCCCGAAAACTGGTCCAAAACTTGTGAGGATCCATCCATGAGTGAGAGGACCGGTGTCAGTGATGGCTGCGGCGAAGAGGTTGTCGCCTGAGCAGATCGTGGCGAAGTTGCGGGATGCGGAGAAGCTCCAGGGCCAAGGCGCGACGATTCCGCAGGTGTGTAAACGGCTCGGCGTCAGCGAGCAGACGTTCTATCGGTGGCGTTCGAAGTACGGGGCGTTGAAGGAGGACGAGGCGATCCGGCTCAAGACGCTGGAACAGGAGAACGCCCGGCTGAAGCGGATCGTTGCTGAGCAGGCGTTGGACATCTCGATGTTGAAGGACCTGTCCAAGGGAAACTTCTAAGCCCGGCTCGTCGACGCGATGCGGTGGCTCACCTTGAGAAGAAGTTCAAGGTCAGTGAACGGCGTGCGTGTCGTCTTGTCGGGCAGCCCCGATCCTCCAACCGTTACGCCCCGGTGCCGTCGGATTTCGAAGCTCATTTGGTCGCGCGGATGACCAAGCTGGCCGGTCGGCATCCGAAGTGGGGCTACCGGATCATCCACGCACTCTTGGTCGAGGAAGGCTGGGAGATCAACCGGAAACGCATCGAGCGGTTGTGGCGCCAAGAAGGGCTCCAAGTGCCCCCACGACGGAGCAAAGATGCAGGTCAGAAGGCACGTGGGGACGACGAGAACTCGTTGTGGA comes from Nocardioides baekrokdamisoli and encodes:
- a CDS encoding transposase, whose amino-acid sequence is MAAAKRLSPEQIVAKLRDAEKLQGQGATIPQVCKRLGVSEQTFYRWRSKYGALKEDEAIRLKTLEQENARLKRIVAEQALDISMLKDLSKGNF
- the dnaB gene encoding replicative DNA helicase; the protein is MSVTEAPAYDTWGDGPAPYEPGEAPRGENDRTPPQDMAAEQCVLGAMLISKDAIANVTEELKGSDFYRPSHEAIYDAITDLYGRGDAVDMITVKNELERQGELQRIGGAAYLHTLAANVPIAANAPYYAQIVRDKAVLRRLVTAGTKIVQTGYAGEGEVDMIVDAAEAEIFGVKDKRRTEDYAPLGDFMDKVLEEIEALSNREQGTYGVPTGFADLDELTNGFQPGQMIIVAARPAMGKSTLALDFCRSASIANNMTSVFFSLEMTRSEIAMRMLAAEARVPLGHIRGGQMAEDDWTKLASKMGKVSGAPLFIDDSPNMTMMEIRSKARRLKQRHDLRLVVIDYMQLMSSGKKVESRQLEVSEFSRQIKLLAKELEVPIIALSQLNRGPEQRADKRPMPSDLRESGSLEQDADMVILLHREDHYEKESSRPGEADLIVAKNRNGPTRDVIVTFQGHYSRFADMAR